A single Marinobacter sp. es.042 DNA region contains:
- a CDS encoding AraC family transcriptional regulator, protein MVNAKLLKLPMAAHQHRHEHHQIVIGVRGEAELSVDGAGAQLDTWRACLVPTEARHDYRGNDKNHVLVINLDPLTPAVNSPAHADYERMMRVFEKPRTLQMDSRLHGLVQFAAGEFDRAPDHITLQQHLASSILYCMADRITEGRSFSSNRNAISPEAVRRYILKNLHKKITVEDMAGEACLSVSRFHEVFRELAGITPHQFLLQTRLDQAATLLSTTTLTVSEISYRTGFSSQSALTNALRKYKGTTPSRLQVGDRVA, encoded by the coding sequence ATGGTTAACGCGAAACTTCTGAAGCTTCCCATGGCCGCGCACCAGCACCGGCATGAACACCACCAGATTGTCATTGGGGTGCGTGGCGAAGCCGAGTTGAGCGTCGACGGAGCCGGGGCTCAACTGGACACCTGGAGAGCTTGTCTGGTGCCCACGGAAGCCCGCCACGATTATCGCGGTAACGACAAGAATCATGTTCTTGTCATCAATCTTGATCCGCTCACTCCAGCCGTCAACTCGCCAGCACACGCCGATTACGAGCGCATGATGCGGGTTTTTGAAAAGCCGCGGACCCTCCAAATGGACAGTCGTTTGCACGGGCTGGTTCAGTTTGCCGCCGGCGAGTTCGACCGGGCACCGGATCATATTACGCTTCAGCAACACCTTGCTTCGAGCATTCTGTACTGCATGGCCGATCGTATTACCGAAGGCCGTTCGTTCTCCTCAAACCGGAATGCCATCAGCCCTGAGGCAGTCCGTCGTTACATTCTCAAAAATCTCCACAAAAAGATCACCGTCGAAGATATGGCAGGAGAGGCTTGCCTGAGTGTTAGCCGTTTCCATGAGGTGTTCAGAGAGTTGGCAGGCATAACGCCCCACCAGTTCCTGTTACAGACACGCCTCGATCAGGCCGCTACCCTCCTTTCTACAACGACCCTTACGGTGTCTGAAATCAGTTACCGAACCGGTTTCTCATCTCAAAGTGCACTGACAAATGCACTGCGTAAATACAAAGGGACTACGCCCTCACGACTGCAGGTTGGTGACCGAGTGGCCTGA
- the putP gene encoding sodium/proline symporter PutP gives MAIGVWISLFLYFALMIAIGVFAMRRATSSSEDYMLGGRALSPKVAALSAGASDMSGWLLLGLPGALFASGLGSAWIGIGLLVGAFFNWTLVAPRLREQTVHYGNAITIPSFLANRFPTQALSLRTVSAIVIVIFFAVYTASGLVAGGKLFESAFSGIFNFGGLSDYAVGIVITLGVVLAYTVVGGFLAVSLTDFVQGCIMMLALVIMPAVVLFGEGGGGFAQASQTLNEVDPTLLSWTEGLTFIGWLSAVTWGLGYFGQPHIIVRFMAIRTLKDVPVARNIGMSWMLISLIGAISLGVFGRAYAIRNGMDVQDPETIFIILSDMLFHPLITGFLYAALLAAVMSTISSQLLVSSSSLTEDFYRLFLRKEASDKECVNVGRVCVVLVGLVAAVIASDPNSQVLALVANAWAGFGAAFGPLIILSLMWPRTNGAGAIAGMVVGAATVMIWISLGWNGEFMGGPGVYEIIPGFIASMIAILVVSSATADAGEYQHIER, from the coding sequence ATGGCTATTGGTGTTTGGATAAGTCTCTTTTTATATTTCGCGCTCATGATTGCCATTGGCGTTTTCGCAATGCGCAGAGCGACGTCTTCCTCTGAGGACTATATGTTGGGCGGTCGCGCCCTGAGTCCAAAGGTGGCAGCGCTTTCCGCTGGTGCTTCTGACATGAGTGGCTGGTTGCTCCTGGGTCTGCCCGGGGCGCTGTTTGCGTCGGGTTTGGGATCGGCCTGGATCGGTATTGGTCTGCTCGTGGGGGCATTCTTCAACTGGACACTGGTCGCCCCGCGTCTTCGTGAACAGACGGTTCACTATGGCAATGCGATTACTATCCCGTCTTTCCTGGCGAACCGCTTTCCGACACAGGCCCTGTCCCTGCGTACGGTGTCGGCCATCGTCATCGTGATCTTCTTCGCGGTTTATACGGCATCCGGCCTCGTCGCCGGTGGCAAGCTGTTCGAAAGCGCGTTTTCCGGCATTTTCAACTTTGGTGGTTTGAGCGATTACGCCGTAGGTATTGTGATCACCCTCGGTGTGGTTCTGGCATACACCGTGGTGGGCGGTTTCCTGGCGGTGAGTCTGACCGATTTTGTTCAGGGCTGTATCATGATGCTGGCGCTGGTCATCATGCCGGCGGTCGTACTCTTTGGTGAAGGCGGCGGGGGTTTTGCCCAGGCGTCGCAAACACTGAATGAGGTCGATCCCACCTTGCTGTCCTGGACGGAAGGGCTGACCTTCATCGGCTGGCTCTCTGCGGTTACCTGGGGCCTGGGTTACTTTGGTCAGCCCCACATCATTGTGCGTTTCATGGCCATCCGCACCCTGAAAGATGTACCGGTTGCCCGGAACATCGGTATGAGCTGGATGCTGATTTCCCTGATCGGCGCGATTTCACTGGGTGTGTTCGGTCGCGCGTACGCCATCCGAAATGGCATGGACGTACAGGATCCGGAAACCATCTTTATTATCCTGTCAGACATGCTGTTCCATCCGCTGATTACTGGCTTCCTGTACGCGGCCCTGCTGGCGGCGGTGATGAGTACCATCTCCAGTCAGTTGCTGGTGTCGTCTTCTTCGCTGACAGAGGACTTCTATCGCCTGTTCCTGCGTAAGGAAGCAAGCGACAAGGAATGCGTGAATGTTGGCCGTGTGTGCGTTGTCCTCGTTGGCCTGGTCGCTGCCGTTATCGCATCCGATCCTAACTCTCAGGTTCTGGCTCTGGTGGCTAACGCGTGGGCTGGCTTCGGTGCCGCATTTGGCCCGCTGATCATCCTTTCACTGATGTGGCCGCGCACTAACGGTGCTGGCGCCATCGCCGGTATGGTTGTCGGTGCTGCCACCGTTATGATCTGGATCTCACTGGGATGGAACGGCGAGTTCATGGGTGGTCCCGGTGTTTACGAGATCATTCCGGGCTTCATTGCCTCCATGATCGCGATACTGGTGGTGAGCAGTGCCACTGCCGATGCGGGTGAGTACCAGCACATCGAGCGGTAA
- the tmk gene encoding dTMP kinase yields MTVRGQFITFEGTEGVGKSTQLANAADTLAGLGVDYIVTREPGGTPMAEAVRELLLAPRNEPVNEITELLLMFAARAQHLHTRILPALEQGQWVLCDRFTDATFAYQGGGRGVPEERIALLETLVQGDIRPDHVIVLDAPVDTGMARARKRGDLDRFEQEDLEFFQRIRETYLARAMAQPSRYHVIDAARPLAEVSVQVSGLLNHWLSRS; encoded by the coding sequence ATGACAGTGCGAGGGCAGTTCATAACCTTCGAAGGCACGGAAGGGGTCGGCAAATCGACCCAGCTGGCGAATGCAGCCGACACGCTCGCTGGACTGGGCGTCGATTATATCGTCACCCGTGAGCCGGGCGGCACGCCCATGGCTGAGGCTGTTCGCGAGCTTTTGCTGGCGCCCAGGAATGAACCGGTCAACGAAATCACAGAGTTGCTGCTGATGTTTGCCGCCAGGGCCCAGCATCTGCATACCCGAATCCTGCCAGCGCTTGAGCAGGGCCAGTGGGTCTTATGCGACCGTTTCACCGATGCGACCTTTGCCTATCAGGGCGGGGGGCGTGGTGTTCCAGAGGAGCGAATTGCGCTTCTTGAAACACTGGTTCAGGGTGATATCCGCCCAGACCATGTGATTGTCCTTGATGCCCCGGTGGACACCGGGATGGCCAGAGCCCGAAAGAGGGGCGACCTCGATCGTTTTGAACAGGAGGATCTGGAATTCTTTCAGCGAATCAGGGAGACCTATCTCGCTCGCGCCATGGCCCAGCCCTCCAGGTATCACGTGATTGACGCTGCACGCCCGCTGGCCGAGGTTTCCGTGCAGGTTTCGGGATTGTTGAATCACTGGCTAAGCCGTTCATAG